Proteins encoded in a region of the Paenibacillus pedocola genome:
- a CDS encoding AraC family transcriptional regulator — protein MNLMQRIQVQPMKSMYSGFRDSSICKGNGYKPANLHKWGPGVRDVFALHYIVSGKGYLNTCHTTFSLTAGESFVIFPDTEVYYYPDPQDPWEYYWIEFSGLKASRLISMIHITPGHPVLEASTQDFKPFFQRVKAAGMEPFERERSDAGLHLLLSYYMEHYPSETAFLKKDYALSAREFIESNFWKPSLSVLDVVEFVNIERSYLFRLFKEENGISISGYLTAFRIQRACELLKNAQLSIQSLAYSVGYQDPLYFSKVFKKATSYTPSQYRKALMEHPAEAGIDITG, from the coding sequence ATGAACTTGATGCAAAGGATACAGGTGCAGCCTATGAAGTCAATGTATTCCGGTTTCAGAGACAGTTCAATTTGTAAAGGAAACGGTTATAAACCTGCAAATTTACACAAATGGGGACCGGGTGTCCGCGATGTTTTTGCCTTGCACTATATTGTAAGCGGTAAGGGATACTTGAACACATGCCATACAACTTTTTCATTAACGGCGGGCGAAAGTTTCGTTATATTTCCTGACACGGAAGTATACTATTATCCCGATCCGCAGGATCCGTGGGAGTATTATTGGATTGAATTTAGCGGACTTAAGGCCTCACGCCTTATATCGATGATTCATATTACACCTGGTCATCCGGTCCTGGAGGCATCGACGCAGGATTTCAAACCATTCTTTCAAAGGGTCAAAGCTGCCGGAATGGAGCCGTTCGAACGGGAGCGTTCGGATGCAGGACTGCATCTTTTGTTGTCCTATTACATGGAACACTACCCTAGTGAAACAGCTTTTCTCAAAAAGGATTATGCCTTATCCGCAAGGGAATTCATTGAAAGCAACTTTTGGAAGCCTTCCTTATCGGTTCTGGACGTAGTCGAATTTGTGAACATTGAGCGCAGCTATTTGTTCCGGTTATTTAAGGAAGAGAACGGTATATCCATTTCCGGCTATCTGACTGCCTTCCGGATTCAGCGGGCCTGCGAATTATTGAAAAATGCACAGTTATCCATCCAGTCATTGGCCTATTCGGTAGGCTACCAGGACCCGTTGTATTTTTCAAAAGTATTTAAAAAAGCAACCTCGTACACTCCGTCGCAATATAGAAAGGCCCTAATGGAGCATCCTGCGGAAGCCGGTATTGATATTACTGGCTGA
- a CDS encoding glycoside hydrolase family 43 protein, with protein sequence MTTASNHHSVTYTNPIMPGFYPDPSVCRVGEDYYLVTSTFAYFPGVPIFQSRDLVNWKQIGNVLDRPSQLNLQGARHSAGIFAPTIRYHEGKFYMVTTNVTHGGNFVVTATNPAGPWSEPYFIEGAIGIDPTIFFDDDGRAYYLGTRPNSTGVRYDGNWEVWIQELNLETMELAGESYVLWRGAMTDVIWPEGPHLYKKDGFYYLMIAEGGTGPNHAVTVARSRKLTEGYAGNPNNPIITHRHLGKHYPVINVGHADLVQAEDGQWFMVMLASRPYGGSYSNLGRETFLASVVWEDGWPVVNEGRGILEEQGVMGLTPVPVEPQLRCDHFDSDRLALKWMFLRNPQADLYSLTERKGYLRLKLKPQTFKDQDNLSFVCLRQQHFDYAAAAVMEFEAQSIHESAGLAVIQNEMFHIRFERVLHDDKQVLRVVTCINGQETNVAQADVDAQRVYLKMAARGQALSFYYSTDGNQYHLVAEHVDTTSLSTEVAGGFVGCCIGMYCTSNGTASDNVADFDSFEYGGY encoded by the coding sequence ATGACAACCGCTAGTAATCACCATTCAGTTACCTATACTAATCCGATAATGCCTGGTTTTTATCCGGATCCGTCAGTATGCCGGGTCGGGGAAGACTATTATTTGGTGACATCGACATTTGCCTATTTTCCTGGTGTTCCGATTTTCCAAAGCCGTGATCTTGTGAATTGGAAGCAGATCGGCAATGTGCTTGACCGTCCTTCACAATTGAACTTACAAGGAGCCAGGCACTCCGCGGGGATTTTTGCTCCAACGATACGTTATCACGAGGGCAAGTTCTATATGGTTACAACCAATGTAACCCATGGCGGGAATTTCGTTGTGACAGCAACCAATCCTGCCGGGCCGTGGTCTGAACCTTATTTTATTGAAGGAGCTATAGGGATTGACCCTACCATTTTCTTTGATGATGACGGAAGAGCCTATTATTTGGGTACAAGGCCTAACTCAACCGGAGTACGCTATGACGGCAACTGGGAAGTATGGATTCAGGAACTGAACCTGGAGACCATGGAGCTTGCAGGTGAGAGCTATGTACTTTGGAGAGGAGCCATGACAGATGTGATTTGGCCGGAAGGGCCGCATCTGTACAAGAAAGATGGCTTCTATTATTTAATGATTGCAGAGGGAGGAACAGGGCCGAATCACGCGGTGACCGTTGCCCGCAGCCGGAAGCTGACAGAAGGCTATGCCGGCAATCCGAATAATCCGATCATTACGCATCGTCATCTGGGCAAACATTATCCGGTTATTAATGTGGGGCATGCCGATTTAGTTCAGGCTGAAGACGGTCAATGGTTTATGGTGATGCTCGCTTCACGCCCTTATGGAGGCAGCTATAGTAATTTGGGGCGGGAGACGTTCCTTGCTTCAGTGGTCTGGGAGGACGGATGGCCTGTAGTCAATGAGGGACGGGGAATTCTGGAGGAGCAGGGGGTCATGGGATTGACGCCGGTTCCAGTGGAGCCGCAATTGCGCTGTGACCATTTTGACAGTGACAGGCTGGCACTTAAGTGGATGTTCTTAAGAAATCCGCAGGCGGATTTATATTCATTGACAGAACGTAAAGGATATTTGCGTCTAAAGCTAAAACCCCAGACGTTCAAGGATCAGGATAATCTCAGCTTTGTCTGTCTGCGGCAACAGCATTTTGACTATGCAGCTGCTGCTGTGATGGAGTTTGAGGCACAGAGCATCCATGAATCGGCAGGTTTGGCTGTCATTCAAAATGAAATGTTTCATATCCGGTTCGAGCGCGTGCTGCATGATGACAAGCAAGTCTTACGAGTTGTGACCTGTATCAATGGCCAGGAGACGAACGTTGCGCAGGCTGATGTTGATGCTCAGCGGGTATATTTAAAGATGGCTGCGAGAGGCCAGGCGTTGAGCTTCTATTACAGCACCGACGGTAATCAATATCATTTGGTTGCAGAACATGTAGATACTACTAGTTTGAGTACCGAGGTGGCAGGCGGATTTGTAGGCTGCTGCATAGGGATGTATTGCACAAGTAACGGTACAGCCTCTGACAATGTGGCTGATTTTGATTCGTTTGAATATGGCGGATATTAA